DNA sequence from the Penaeus monodon isolate SGIC_2016 unplaced genomic scaffold, NSTDA_Pmon_1 PmonScaffold_10573, whole genome shotgun sequence genome:
ttaaaaatattaattaaaaaattaaataatttaaaaatttttaattttaataattaataatataattataatttttctataattttataaaataaaaatataattattaatataattttaaataataatataataataattttaaaataattataataaataaattaatattataaataaattaaatttttaaaatatatataaatttttaaaataaaaataattataaataaatatatttaaataatttttaaaattttaaaaattttaaaattttatttataattttaataaattataatattaaaaaaaatatattttattttaaaaatttttttaatatattttaaatttttttttttttattttttaaaaaaaaaaattttaaaaatttaaatatatttttatatattaatttttaaaaatatattttaatatttataattttaaaaatttaatttttttaaaaatttttattttaaaatttaataaaataaaattttttatattaaaaatatttttttttattaatataatttaattttaaatttttaatatttaataatttttaaaaattttttattaatttaaaatattttttatttaatatatttaaataaatatatattttaattttttttaatatttataattttatataatttttaaattttaaaataataaaaatttaaaaaattttatatataaaaaaaaatatattttaaaaattaatttaaaattttttatttaaaataaatttttaaaaaaaatatttttttaaataatttttaaattttatataatataaaaatttaaaaaaatattaatattattattaaaaaaaaataaaaatataaaaaaaaaaaaaaaattttaatattttaaattaaaattattttaaattttataaaattttataaaaaatatataaattaaataattaaaattaaaaaaatttaaaataattatattaattataaaataaaataaaaattttatataatataaaaaataattaaaaaaatttttaaaaataaaataaatatttttatatttttaaaatttttttaaaaattttttttatttatttaaaataaaaataattaaaaaatttaaaaattttaaatttttattttttttattttttttatataaaataattttatatattttttttttatttaaaatttaaaaaaaaaaaaatttttttttattttttaaaatttaaaaaaaaaaatattataataataaaatttttattttaaataaattttttttaaaaattaaaaaaaattaattaaaaataaaataaaaataaaaaaattaatatataattaaaaaaaattttaaattttttttataaaaaattttaaaattttttttttttttattatatattttaaaattataaaatatattataaattttatttaataaattttaaaaataaatatattatatatatataaattttattaaattttaaaattttttatattttttaaaatttttttaaaaattttttttttttttatatatttttttaaaattttaaaaaattttaaaaattttttaatatattaaaaaaaaaatataaaaatataaattatatatttttttaatataaatatatattaaaatattaaatttttatattttttaaaattttatataataaaattatttaaataatataaaatttttttaaaaaattttaaaaaaaaaatttttataaattttaaaaaattttttaaataataaaatataataaattaaaaaattaaatttaaaaaaaaaaataataaaatatataatttttttttttttttttttgggttttttggggttttttttttttaattttttttaaaaatttaattttttttttaaaaaaaaaatttttttttttaaaaaaaaattttttttggggggggtttttttttttttttttttgggaatggtttttttggaaccccccccccccccccccctttttacccggggggaaaaggggccccccccccccgcccccaaaagggggggtttggcccggggagtttttaaaattttttccgggcaggggaaccccccccccccccccaaaaaaaaaggtgtaacccccccgggggtttggccCCTACCAAAAatgtgggggggcccccccccgggggccccgggggggcccaaaaaggccccccggggggggaaaaaccccccccggggggccaaaggggggcccccccccaaaaaaaggggccccccccccccccaacccgggggcccccccccccggggcccggggtttGGGAAACTCCCCCAagtgggccccccccccgggggggggggcaaggcggtggcccaaaacccccccccccccgggggccccccctccccccccggcccccccccccccccgggcaacccccccggggggcccccccccggggggggggtttccccccccccccccccggggggttttttcccccccccccggggcccgggttCCCGCcccggcccgggggggccccccccccgggggggggggggccccccccctggcgccccccggggccttttccccggggccccccccccccgggggggccggccccccgggcccccccaaaaacccgaaaaaattggggggcccccccccctttttggaagggggggccccccccccccccaaaggccccttccccccccgccggggggggcccccgggggggccccccccggggcccccccccccccccatttgggcCCAAAAGCGGTGGCCCAGACCTGCAGGCCGGTTTGGGCCTCCGCCCTGGACGCCCGACATGTGCCGGGGCGCGGCCTGCTCCCTGGACCCGCACCGGAGGGGCCCCTTCGACTGGGGAGGACATGTGCCCAGCTTCCTGGGGCGCGGAAACGTGGAAAACCACCTGGAGAAAGGGTGgctggggggggtttccccccccctaaccgggggccccccctttcccaggAACCCCGCGGATTCCAAAAAGACTACAATAAATTTGGGCCAAGATCCCTGGGCAAATCCCGCTTCCCCAAGTGGGGGCCGgcaggaaggggtttttttttttgcccctttacgGCCAAGGCCCAGGGCGTGGCACACAAACTGCCCCTTCGGCCCACGCCggtcccccccccttcgtcccccgTGGCAACTCGCCCGGAGGCCCGTCCCGCCCCGCCCCGTGGGCAAAGGgggcccgtccccccccccccccccggccctcccccccccctttcgtggACCCCCCCCCCAGGTTTTCGGCAGGCCCCCTCCGTGCGCGGCCCCCCCATCCGCCAGCAAAAAACCCCCCAGGCTTCCCCAGGACGTGACGCCCCTTGGAGGCGGAGACCTTTGGCCGGGGACAACCGTGCCCCCCTTCCCGGGAACGCTTTTCCCCCAGGTTCCAGGGCAATCCACGACCGACCCTGGGGCCGCGGGGAACCCGGCCCGGGCCCCTGAAATCCCGAAAGGGGGCCCgttgtccccccccctttggcccccttcagaggccctttttttttttccaagccccctgaaaccccccccctttgcccgcTTTAGCGGGGAAAGGACCATCCCTTGCCAAAtggaacccccttttttcccagcaaggcttccctcccctccccccaaagaggCTGGAAGCGGGGCCGGGCCCTAGCGGCGACCCCCAGAAAAAAGTCGGGGCGGGAAGGTTTGGTCCCCCGAAGCCGGAATTTGGCCTTTCCTGCACCAGAGGCCCTTGCCCGCCGCCCTCCCGCAAGCCCTGCCGATGCCAATGCAGAGCACGTTGGGGTTGCCATGCACAACACGCCACCAAACaacatgtgtgggtgggtgtggggtttggtggtagtaattgttaaaattttttatttttaaatgcccCAATGGTTTTTTTGCTACATtctggttttcattttttgtttagtatattttttaaaaagggtttttttttttttttttttttttttttttttttaacataaatttttaaatagggggtttttttttttttaattaattttttttctttttttttttttttttttttaatgttttttttttttttttccttttcattttacccCTATCTgcacttgccttttttttttggggtgccccaaaaatttttctttttggcccccccaaaaaaactacaaaaataaacattaacaattttaaacccccccccggggaagggggttttttttttcccccctttttttttttttttccccttgcccaatttgaccccaaccccaaaacattttttttttcccttttttttttttttttttttttttttgggtgaaaccccccttttctccccggagagccccccccctcaaaatttcccccccccaaaaacagtcCGACCcccattttatttccttttgcaaAAGTCCCCCCCTTGCAATctacccttttttcctcccctttttggtccctccaaaattttttcccccccccccttttttttttttttccccctttttccaaaagcaaaatttccctttcaacaaaaagccccccttttcctttttttttttttaccccccggggtttttttttcccaccccttttttccccccacttttttttttttttccgaaatcatAAAACACGCTAAACCCCCgcccattccccccccttttaaaatcccccacctttttttccctgccccccagcatcgaaattttttccctttttattcccccaCACCATGTAAAACACCAAAAAGTCCCTGGCCACCAATTCCCTTTAGTTTTTTCTCCGGTCCCCCTGAATTTTGTATTCCCCGTGGACCTCGTTTTTTTCTGGTCCCTGTTAATCCTCTGACTCGTTTTTCCCTTGGTCCAGTGCCCCCCTCCTAATGCCGCGCAGGGGAATCTTGGGGATTTAAGAGTTTTTAAacctctttcaatttttttcgcAGGAGCAGCCGGACATCCCCCACCTgcggtccccccctccccctggtttAGAtccacaaagtttttttttcctttccacataAATAaactccccccattccctccattTCCGCACGCTTTTCCCCGCTGCCCGCCTGTTTCCTGGCAATAAATCTAAAATGTTGTTTTTTCAGCAATCCTCCGTTTGCCAACATCTTAGCCctctttgggagagagagagggtgggaggagagaagggagaggggaggggaaggaagaaaaagggaaagagagcaggTTAATAGTGacccctgttttttttcatgatcttTTCCCTCGCTTTCACATACCAGAAAAAAGCCTTGGTgtggttcccccccccttcctctcatagTAAAACTCCACTGTCCCCCCTCAGCTGACCCTCCAACACAGGTTTCCCCACAGCCGTGACAATGGATAAAGTGACTTTAGAACACGCTAATTCCACCCTTTCATCCAAATCATCATCCCAGGTGGCTAACGCCCGACGGGGGCCCGCAATGGCCGCCATccaccctttcgcttccagcccacGAGGATCCCCTCGaggggagtccccccccccccacgaggcAGGCAACACGGCCCCCCCATCTCTAAATTTCCCTTGTGGCAGATCTCGTTCCCCCGAGCTGCCCCAAGCCATGAttctcctaggtcgtcccccaACAGTtctccctccacccagggtttgtcCCCCTCCTCGCAGAGAGAGaccaacctgatgggcaggaatCGTTCCccccacagggagacgagctaggtgcccatataagcctgagtttggcgatcccgggattatgcaaagtaaaaacagtcccctcccccatccaGTCCCCTCATGGTGTTAACCGCTggttggttggacacgtgggtTCCTTTGCCAACTGTAACCCCATTGATCCCGGCGAAGGGAACT
Encoded proteins:
- the LOC119568691 gene encoding proline-rich receptor-like protein kinase PERK9, which produces MCRGAACSLDPHRRGPFDWGGHVPSFLGRGNVENHLEKGKKPPRLPQDVTPLGGGDLWPGTTVPPFPGTLFPQVPGQSTTDPGAAGNPARAPEIPKGGPGWKRGRALAATPRKKSGREGLVPRSRNLAFPAPEALARRPPASPADANAEHEQPDIPHLRSPPPPGLDPQSFPTAVTMDKVTLEHANSTLSSKSSSQVANARRGPAMAAIHPFASSPRGSPRGESPPPHEAGNTAPPSLNFPCGRSRSPELPQAMILLGRPPTVLPPPRSPHGVNRWLVGHVGSFANCNPIDPGEGNFVVLQKAIKGRSPPKTLG